The Gammaproteobacteria bacterium genomic sequence AGGGCTTGCGAGATACCACCCGCCAAGACCCCGGGATTGCCCACTCCTTCGGTAACAATGGCATTAAATACTTTGATCATGCCCCACACCGTTCCTAACAAGCCTAGCAATGGCGCGGTTTCAGCAACCGTGCCCAGCGAATTCAGGTAGCGTTCCATTTCATGTACCACGTGTCGCCCGGTGTCTTCAATACTGCTTTTAATGATGTCGGTGGATTGATTGCGATGTACCAAACCTGCCGCCAGCACACGCCCTAAGGGAGAACTATTGTGCAAGGCACGCAAGCGTTCCTCATCCACCTGATGATTCTTGATCCAGCTCCAGACGGTTTCGGTCAATTTGGGGGGAATGACTTTTTCTTTGCGTAAGGCAATGAAACGGTCGATCAATATGATCATTGTGATGATGGAACAAGCCAGTAACGGCCACATGATCCAACCGCCAGCTCTGAATATTTCGTACATGCAGACTCTCTATCTGTGGGGCGAAAATTATTTGATTTATCGCGTTATTTTAACAGTCATGTCAGCGGAATATCTATTCAATTCAGGATTTTAGCGGATTTATTCCATTGACATTGCTGTGGGTTTATTGTGCATTTATTGCACAGTCCTGATGCCAATAGCGGCAATTTGTCTCGCGCCAGGATGTGGATTTGATACTTCCACCCGGACTTATTTGAAATTCCAATTGACCACTTGCAGCAATGTTGTGAATACGGGCCCCAATCCTTTGCCAGCGCCCGACCACTTCGATCTTGGGAAAACGCCAACGATTGGCAAAGCCGGCCGCAAAAATTACCTGGTCAGCTTGCGTCGCTTGAACAAATTCTGGGGTGGAGGAAGAAAGGCTGCCGTGATGTGGCGCAAAAACGATGTCGCTGTTTAAAAGACTATTGTCGTTGCTGTGCTGTTGCAATAACTCGTATTCGGCCAAAGTTTCTATATCCCCGGTTAACAAGATCGAGCGACCGGCGTAGGAGATCTTCAGGACACAAGAATAATCGTTATTGTCACCACTAAGTGTGGACGGTGAAGGATGTAAAAACGCAAAGCTGACGTCGTCCCATGTCCATGTTGTGCCAGCCGTACACGGCATTGAACCGGGAAGTGGATCTTTTGCCGGCGCATACAATACTTTCGGAGCAAAGGCTTTTTGAATCGAAGCAAGTCCGCCTGCGTGATCATTGTCGCTGTGACTGATGATGGCACCGGAGAGTTGCCGTACACCGCGTGCCTGCAAGTCAGGTATCACCACCATCTCGGCGGTATTGCCGCCCTGTCGAAATGCCGGTCCGGTGTCATAGATCAACTGATGGTGTTGCGTTTGTATGAATACCGACAAGCCCTGCCCCACATCATAGACCTGCATGCTGAGACCCGACTTTACGGATTTACCTGGAGCGAAACCACTGATCAAAGGCAGTATCAATACACTTGCATAATGGCGTGCCACAAGACCACGGGGCAAGATCAAAGTGATAAGCAAAATAAGCACACACAGGATCTGGAACCAACCCAGCCTGAGATCCTGACTGCTCAGTGACCAGACCGACACCCATTCCAACATTTGCCAGACTACGCCTAACCATTGATGTTCCCACCAATAAAGCTGTTGAGACAATTCAGGCAAAACGCCCTGCAGGATAACGGCGACCAACAATACGGGCACCACACTCAGCGTGAATAGTGGAATAAGCACCAGATTAACCAGCGGCGCAACCAGACTGACTTTGGAAAAACTCATGGCCACCGGTACACTTAACAGCAAAACCAGTAAAAACTGCATACGCATCAGGCCTGAGAACTTGTGCTTAAAACGTCGTAAGAGTTTTTTCTCAGGTCGGTTAAATACTTTGTCGCGTTTGGCTAAATAGATTAATACCGCAACCGCCATGAACGACAACCAGGTGCCACTCGCCATAACTGCGATCGGATCCATGGCGGTCACCATCAGCAAAGCCAAAGCCAAAATTGACACGGCGTGTAAGCGGCGTTTACCAAACACGCCAATACTTGCCACCAACAACATAATGCAGGCACGCTGGGTTGGCACCGAGAATCCGGCCAATGCGGCATAGATGAAAGCAAACCCGCCACCAAGTAATAGACCACATTTGAGGGGTGAAAACGCCGGTTGCGCGAGTCTTGATATGCGTGATGCTGGTAAGGCCCAGGCAAGCCAGAGAATTTTACCCAGATAAAACCCAAACATGGCGGCAATGGATATGTGCAAACCGGATATCGCCAATAAATGACTGGTGCCGGTATTTTGTAATACCGTCCATTGTTCTGTTGAGATGTCGTCACGTAATCCCAAACTTAATCCAAGGATCAGTGCGGTGATATTCGAATTTCCCGGCAAGGCAGAACGAATGGTATTGGCCAGACCTTCACGCACTTGCAACCAGGGGTAACGGTTTGTCTCTAAGTCAATTGCCTCAGCACGTAAATACGCCGTCGCGCCAATGCCCTGCTGATACAACCAGAGT encodes the following:
- a CDS encoding MotA/TolQ/ExbB proton channel family protein is translated as MYEIFRAGGWIMWPLLACSIITMIILIDRFIALRKEKVIPPKLTETVWSWIKNHQVDEERLRALHNSSPLGRVLAAGLVHRNQSTDIIKSSIEDTGRHVVHEMERYLNSLGTVAETAPLLGLLGTVWGMIKVFNAIVTEGVGNPGVLAGGISQALITTAAGLSVAIVAKIAYRYLHGRVSELVVDMEKEAIRLLQSMEGKLPLAGVEPTATKIK
- a CDS encoding DNA internalization-related competence protein ComEC/Rec2; protein product: MQISRGGVLARPHKSIQPSSKNPRVLSRTLALVLFTLAFVAGIFFVQQQSRLFTSLELLCVLLPTTVFCLYLWRLQRLKRLTAFLLKIGLLVMLGIGMGYLRAHIQAHVYLSNSAAPDVMAQDLSLDACIASIPQAKGSVLRFVIQPQDEQVTHIRRIRVNAYNLEDPKKFTAGSCWNFTLRLKTTRGLRNNESFDYELWLYQQGIGATAYLRAEAIDLETNRYPWLQVREGLANTIRSALPGNSNITALILGLSLGLRDDISTEQWTVLQNTGTSHLLAISGLHISIAAMFGFYLGKILWLAWALPASRISRLAQPAFSPLKCGLLLGGGFAFIYAALAGFSVPTQRACIMLLVASIGVFGKRRLHAVSILALALLMVTAMDPIAVMASGTWLSFMAVAVLIYLAKRDKVFNRPEKKLLRRFKHKFSGLMRMQFLLVLLLSVPVAMSFSKVSLVAPLVNLVLIPLFTLSVVPVLLVAVILQGVLPELSQQLYWWEHQWLGVVWQMLEWVSVWSLSSQDLRLGWFQILCVLILLITLILPRGLVARHYASVLILPLISGFAPGKSVKSGLSMQVYDVGQGLSVFIQTQHHQLIYDTGPAFRQGGNTAEMVVIPDLQARGVRQLSGAIISHSDNDHAGGLASIQKAFAPKVLYAPAKDPLPGSMPCTAGTTWTWDDVSFAFLHPSPSTLSGDNNDYSCVLKISYAGRSILLTGDIETLAEYELLQQHSNDNSLLNSDIVFAPHHGSLSSSTPEFVQATQADQVIFAAGFANRWRFPKIEVVGRWQRIGARIHNIAASGQLEFQISPGGSIKSTSWRETNCRYWHQDCAINAQ